A genomic segment from Variovorax paradoxus B4 encodes:
- a CDS encoding SMP-30/gluconolactonase/LRE family protein, protein MHIRELATGLQFPEGPVAMDDGSVLLVEIAHGTLTRVRHDGLVQVVADLGGGPNGAAMGPDGAVYVCNNGGFRWHTEADGCHRPVGQADDYSGGRIERVNLATGRAERLYDTADGAALCGPNDIVFDAQGGFYFTDLGKTRERDMDRGGVFYGHGDGSGAHAVARPVMTPNGIALSPDGRTLYYAETEGARLWAFDITAPGRVRKDGWPSPHGGRMLCASPGGHYQRFDSMATDALGNLCVATLLHGGITIVAPDGSSCEHVPLPDRYTTNICFGGRDMRTAYITLSGSGRLIAIDDWPTPGLRLNFQA, encoded by the coding sequence ATGCACATCCGCGAACTCGCCACCGGCCTGCAGTTTCCCGAAGGGCCCGTTGCCATGGACGATGGCTCCGTGCTGCTGGTCGAAATTGCCCACGGCACGCTCACGCGCGTGCGGCACGACGGGCTGGTGCAGGTGGTAGCCGACCTGGGCGGCGGGCCGAACGGCGCCGCCATGGGGCCGGACGGCGCGGTGTACGTGTGCAACAACGGCGGCTTTCGCTGGCACACCGAGGCCGACGGCTGCCACCGCCCGGTGGGCCAGGCCGATGACTATTCGGGCGGCCGCATCGAGCGCGTGAACCTGGCCACGGGCCGGGCCGAGCGGCTCTACGACACGGCCGACGGGGCTGCGCTGTGCGGGCCGAACGACATCGTGTTCGATGCGCAGGGCGGCTTCTACTTCACCGACCTGGGCAAGACGCGCGAACGCGACATGGACCGCGGCGGCGTGTTCTACGGGCATGGCGACGGCAGCGGCGCGCATGCGGTGGCGCGGCCGGTGATGACGCCCAACGGCATCGCGCTGTCGCCCGACGGCCGCACGCTCTACTACGCCGAGACCGAGGGCGCGCGGCTCTGGGCCTTCGACATCACGGCGCCGGGGCGCGTGCGCAAGGATGGCTGGCCTTCACCGCACGGCGGCCGCATGCTGTGCGCATCGCCGGGCGGGCACTACCAGCGCTTCGACTCGATGGCGACCGATGCGCTGGGCAACCTGTGCGTGGCCACGCTGCTGCACGGCGGCATCACCATCGTCGCGCCCGACGGCAGCAGCTGCGAGCACGTGCCGCTGCCCGACCGCTACACCACCAACATCTGCTTCGGCGGGCGCGACATGCGCACGGCCTACATCACGCTGTCGGGCAGCGGGCGGCTGATTGCCATCGACGACTGGCCGACGCCGGGGCTGAGGCTGAACTTCCAGGCCTGA
- a CDS encoding dimethyl sulfoxide reductase anchor subunit family protein, which translates to MHPAFSILFFTTLAGAAQGLVVALALAVLFGLGLAPGFLTLALGVAEVLLAAGLAASFMHLGRKSRAWRAVLMWRTSWMSREVIVLPGFIALVALWWLSLHFGAGAPWSWLLPALVLCGAVALWYCTAMIYACLRFIEEWAHPLTIVNFTLIGLSSGLVLACAIAVLSGETRFVQLFGPWALAATLAAWAARGGALRRNAAIRHKSTLQSATGIHTEKLVQKSMGMSAGSFNTREFFHGATLAALKNMKLGFLLLAFVLPSLLLLWGVASGAVWPWLLAVLVQAPGLLAERWFFFAQAKHPQNLYYQVVS; encoded by the coding sequence ATGCACCCCGCGTTCTCCATTCTTTTCTTCACCACGCTGGCCGGCGCCGCGCAGGGCCTGGTCGTCGCGCTTGCGCTCGCGGTGCTGTTCGGCCTGGGGCTCGCGCCCGGCTTTCTCACGCTGGCGCTGGGCGTGGCCGAAGTGCTGCTCGCGGCCGGGCTCGCGGCCTCGTTCATGCACCTGGGCCGCAAGAGCCGCGCATGGCGCGCCGTGCTGATGTGGCGCACCTCGTGGATGTCGCGCGAAGTCATCGTGCTGCCGGGCTTCATCGCGCTGGTGGCGCTGTGGTGGCTGTCGCTGCACTTCGGCGCCGGTGCGCCGTGGTCGTGGCTGCTGCCCGCGCTGGTGCTGTGCGGCGCGGTTGCGCTCTGGTACTGCACCGCCATGATCTACGCGTGCCTGCGCTTCATCGAGGAATGGGCGCACCCGCTCACTATCGTTAACTTCACGCTCATCGGCCTGTCGTCGGGGCTGGTGCTGGCCTGTGCGATAGCGGTGCTGTCGGGCGAAACACGCTTCGTGCAGCTGTTCGGCCCCTGGGCGCTCGCCGCCACGCTCGCGGCATGGGCCGCGCGGGGCGGGGCGCTCAGGCGCAACGCAGCGATCCGCCACAAGTCGACCTTGCAATCGGCCACCGGCATCCACACCGAGAAGCTCGTGCAAAAGTCGATGGGCATGTCGGCCGGCTCGTTCAACACACGCGAGTTCTTTCATGGCGCGACGCTGGCCGCGCTCAAGAACATGAAGCTCGGTTTCCTGCTGCTGGCCTTCGTGCTGCCTTCGCTGTTGCTGCTGTGGGGCGTTGCCAGCGGGGCCGTGTGGCCGTGGCTGCTGGCGGTGCTGGTGCAGGCGCCCGGCCTGTTGGCTGAGCGCTGGTTCTTCTTCGCGCAGGCGAAGCACCCGCAGAACCTGTACTACCAGGTGGTGTCCTGA
- a CDS encoding 4Fe-4S dicluster domain-containing protein — protein MRAAAPSPQPSPASGRGSQSVRAEPGETLAKQLALVIDLNVCVGCHACVTSCKQWNTSGSAGPLADAQPYGANPTGTFFNRVQTYEAGTFPATQTVHFPKSCLHCEDPPCVPVCPTGASYKRKEDGIVLVDYDKCIGCKYCAWACPYGARELDEERQVMTKCTLCVDRIYDEHLPKEDRKPACVKACPTGARLFGDVKDPDSEVSRAIRERGGYQLMPEWETSPANQYLPRHVTQQTTPSIETQE, from the coding sequence ATGCGGGCTGCTGCGCCCTCACCCCAACCCTCTCCCGCAAGCGGGAGAGGGAGTCAATCCGTGCGCGCCGAGCCGGGCGAAACCCTCGCCAAGCAGCTCGCCCTCGTCATCGACCTCAACGTCTGCGTCGGCTGCCATGCCTGCGTCACTTCGTGCAAGCAGTGGAACACCTCTGGCAGCGCCGGTCCGCTCGCGGATGCGCAGCCCTACGGCGCCAACCCCACCGGCACTTTCTTCAACCGCGTGCAGACCTACGAGGCCGGCACCTTCCCGGCCACCCAGACCGTTCACTTCCCCAAGAGCTGCCTGCACTGTGAAGACCCGCCCTGCGTGCCCGTGTGCCCCACGGGTGCCAGCTACAAGCGCAAGGAAGACGGCATCGTGCTGGTCGACTACGACAAGTGCATCGGCTGCAAGTACTGCGCATGGGCCTGCCCCTACGGCGCACGCGAGCTCGACGAAGAGCGCCAGGTCATGACCAAGTGCACGCTGTGCGTCGACCGCATCTACGACGAGCACCTGCCCAAGGAAGACCGCAAGCCCGCCTGCGTCAAGGCCTGCCCCACCGGCGCGCGCCTGTTCGGCGACGTGAAGGACCCGGACTCCGAAGTGTCCAGGGCCATCCGCGAACGCGGCGGCTATCAGCTGATGCCCGAGTGGGAGACGAGCCCGGCCAACCAGTACCTGCCGCGCCACGTCACGCAGCAGACCACCCCCTCGATCGAAACGCAGGAGTAG
- a CDS encoding molybdopterin oxidoreductase family protein, with translation MFSFLSREPVHDPLDAPTPTADTQVKTTTCYMCACRCGIRVHLREGEHGPEVRYIDGNPEHPLNKGVICAKGSSGIMKQVSPARLTQPLLRKAGSERGAGEFEPISWERAFDMLAERLGKIRATDPKKFALFTGRDQMQALTGLFARQFGTPNYAAHGGFCSVNMAAGMIYTIGGSFWEFGGPDLDRAKLFVMIGTAEDHHSNPMKIAISKFKRAGGRFISINPVRTGYSAIADEWIPIKPGTDGALFMALLHELIASDLIDHAFLKRFTNAPQLVVLDDCERQGLFAFDPDPTRGPPGDGRNPHNKLVWDLEQGSVKNAYPEGIADGCDPALEGHYTLADGTRVAPSFQLLRDRVASCTPEWAEAITGIDAQRIRKLAREMGETALKQAFELPIAWTDAWGKKHPTTQARPVAFHAMRGLAAHSNGFQTVRALAVLMSVLGTIDAPGGFRHKAPYPRHIVPNYRAFNDPGMIQPNTPLNAAPLGFPANPEELAINPDGSPIRIDHAFSWEHPLSAHGLMHNVITNAVKGDPYRIDTLLIFMANMAWNSSMNTMAVREMLNRKDEKGEHMIPFLVVCDAFQSETVAFADLVLPDTTYLERHDVMSMLDRPISEFDGPVDSVRIPVVPPTGQCKPFQEVLIELASRLKFAAFTTPEGGRKFTGYPDFVVNFQPQPGIGFLMGWRGKDGTEHLRGEPNPKQWEAYAQNNCVFQYHMPETMHYMRNWNREYLDFAKDKGWRQRNDPVQLALYSDTLQSFRLAAQGKSPGRQPPDALRERIDTYFDPLPFWYPPLEEASTDLDAYPLNAITQRPMAMYHSWDSQNAWLRQIHSHNYLHVNPLTAQAAGIADGGWCWVESQWGQVRCMLRYSEAVEPGTVWTWNAIGKADGAWQLAPGADEARKGFLLNHLISEELPCAGTASGRISNSDPVTGQAGWYDVRVHIRPAEPGEPEESFPQMASMPSAPGVLGKAASVLTYFAGRVKK, from the coding sequence GTGTTCAGTTTCCTGTCCAGAGAGCCCGTCCACGATCCGCTTGACGCCCCCACGCCCACGGCGGACACCCAGGTCAAGACCACCACCTGCTACATGTGCGCCTGCCGCTGCGGCATCCGCGTGCACCTGCGCGAAGGCGAGCACGGCCCGGAGGTGCGCTACATCGACGGCAACCCCGAGCATCCGCTGAACAAGGGCGTGATCTGCGCCAAGGGCTCGTCGGGCATCATGAAGCAGGTGTCGCCCGCGCGCCTCACGCAGCCGCTGCTGCGCAAGGCCGGCAGCGAGCGCGGGGCCGGGGAGTTCGAGCCCATCAGCTGGGAGCGCGCCTTCGACATGCTGGCCGAGCGGCTCGGCAAGATCCGCGCGACCGATCCGAAGAAGTTCGCGCTCTTCACGGGCCGCGACCAGATGCAGGCGCTCACCGGCCTGTTCGCGCGCCAGTTCGGCACGCCCAACTATGCGGCGCACGGCGGCTTCTGCTCGGTCAACATGGCCGCGGGAATGATCTACACCATCGGCGGCAGCTTCTGGGAATTCGGCGGGCCGGATCTCGACCGCGCCAAGCTGTTCGTGATGATCGGCACGGCCGAGGACCATCACAGCAACCCGATGAAGATCGCCATCAGCAAGTTCAAGCGCGCGGGTGGGCGCTTCATCTCGATCAATCCGGTGCGCACGGGCTACTCGGCTATTGCGGACGAGTGGATTCCCATCAAGCCCGGCACCGACGGCGCATTGTTCATGGCGCTGCTGCACGAATTGATCGCGAGCGACCTGATCGACCACGCTTTTCTCAAGCGCTTCACCAACGCGCCGCAGCTCGTGGTGCTGGACGACTGCGAGCGGCAAGGCCTCTTCGCCTTCGACCCGGACCCTACGCGCGGGCCGCCTGGCGACGGCCGCAATCCGCATAACAAATTGGTGTGGGACTTGGAGCAAGGCAGCGTGAAGAACGCCTACCCCGAAGGCATTGCCGACGGCTGCGATCCCGCGCTCGAAGGCCACTACACGCTGGCCGACGGCACGCGCGTCGCGCCTTCGTTCCAGCTGCTGCGCGATCGCGTGGCCAGTTGCACGCCCGAGTGGGCCGAGGCCATCACCGGCATCGATGCGCAGCGCATCCGCAAGCTGGCGCGCGAGATGGGCGAGACCGCGCTCAAGCAGGCCTTCGAGCTGCCCATTGCGTGGACCGATGCCTGGGGCAAGAAGCACCCGACCACGCAGGCGCGGCCCGTGGCCTTCCACGCGATGCGTGGGCTTGCGGCGCACTCGAACGGCTTCCAGACGGTGCGCGCGTTGGCGGTGCTGATGAGCGTGCTCGGCACCATCGACGCGCCCGGCGGCTTTCGCCACAAGGCGCCGTACCCGCGCCACATCGTGCCCAACTACCGCGCCTTCAACGACCCCGGCATGATCCAGCCCAACACGCCGCTCAATGCCGCGCCGCTGGGCTTTCCGGCCAACCCGGAAGAGCTGGCCATCAACCCCGACGGCTCGCCCATCCGCATCGACCATGCGTTCTCGTGGGAGCACCCGCTGTCGGCGCACGGGCTCATGCACAACGTGATCACCAACGCGGTGAAGGGCGACCCCTACCGCATCGACACGCTGCTGATCTTCATGGCCAACATGGCCTGGAACTCCAGCATGAACACCATGGCCGTGCGCGAGATGCTCAACCGCAAGGATGAGAAGGGCGAGCACATGATCCCCTTCCTGGTGGTGTGCGACGCCTTCCAGAGCGAGACCGTGGCCTTTGCCGACCTGGTGCTGCCCGACACCACCTACCTCGAGCGCCACGACGTGATGAGCATGCTCGACCGGCCGATCTCGGAGTTCGACGGGCCGGTCGATTCGGTGCGCATTCCGGTGGTGCCGCCCACCGGCCAGTGCAAGCCTTTCCAGGAAGTGCTGATCGAGCTGGCCTCGCGGCTGAAGTTTGCGGCCTTCACCACGCCCGAGGGTGGGCGCAAGTTCACGGGCTATCCGGACTTTGTCGTCAACTTCCAGCCGCAGCCGGGCATCGGCTTTCTGATGGGCTGGCGCGGCAAGGACGGCACCGAGCATCTGCGCGGCGAGCCCAACCCCAAGCAGTGGGAGGCCTACGCGCAGAACAACTGCGTGTTCCAGTACCACATGCCCGAGACCATGCATTACATGCGCAACTGGAACCGCGAGTACCTCGACTTCGCAAAGGACAAGGGCTGGCGCCAGCGCAACGACCCGGTGCAGCTGGCGCTGTACTCCGACACGCTGCAGAGCTTCCGCCTGGCCGCGCAGGGCAAGAGCCCGGGCCGGCAGCCGCCCGATGCGCTGCGCGAGCGCATCGACACGTATTTCGATCCGCTGCCTTTCTGGTACCCGCCGCTCGAGGAGGCCTCGACCGATCTCGACGCCTATCCGCTCAACGCCATCACCCAGCGGCCGATGGCGATGTACCACTCGTGGGATTCGCAGAACGCGTGGCTGCGGCAGATCCACAGCCACAACTACCTGCACGTGAACCCGCTCACCGCGCAGGCCGCGGGCATTGCCGACGGTGGCTGGTGCTGGGTGGAGAGCCAATGGGGCCAGGTGCGCTGCATGCTGCGCTACAGCGAGGCGGTGGAGCCCGGCACCGTGTGGACCTGGAACGCGATCGGCAAGGCCGATGGCGCCTGGCAGCTGGCGCCTGGTGCGGACGAGGCGCGCAAGGGCTTCCTGCTCAACCACCTGATCAGCGAGGAGCTGCCTTGCGCGGGCACCGCGAGCGGCCGCATCAGCAATTCGGATCCGGTCACGGGGCAGGCGGGCTGGTACGACGTGCGCGTGCACATACGGCCCGCGGAACCGGGCGAGCCGGAAGAGAGCTTTCCGCAGATGGCGAGCATGCCGAGTGCACCGGGGGTGCTGGGGAAGGCGGCGAGCGTGTTGACGTACTTTGCGGGAAGGGTGAAGAAATGA
- a CDS encoding LysR family transcriptional regulator, producing the protein MTGKTDQQQQHTAQRLRLNLRQLEVFVATARGGSTRAAADRVARSQSAASSALADLESSVGALLFDRLGRRLVLNENGRALLPRAQALLDQAGEVEALFSGEHAAPLRVAASFTIGEYLLPERVSQWTALHPQSQVHLHIANTRDVIEAVAGFDVDVGFIEGPQTHPDLVVRAWREDELVIVAAPGHPLARRIATHHQLSQATWVLREHGSGTRQVTDAWLIQNLEQVRVGFELGSTEAIKRVVASGTGLACLSRYTVAQALEDGHLIELRTRLPAGMRRLATVMHRDKLLGRATADFLRHCGATVPRTSSVR; encoded by the coding sequence ATGACCGGAAAAACAGATCAGCAGCAACAGCACACCGCACAGCGGCTTCGGCTCAACCTGCGCCAGCTCGAGGTGTTCGTGGCCACGGCCCGGGGCGGCAGCACGCGCGCCGCGGCCGACCGCGTCGCGCGCTCGCAGTCGGCCGCGAGCAGCGCGCTGGCCGACCTGGAGTCTTCCGTGGGCGCGCTGCTGTTCGACCGGCTCGGCCGTCGGCTGGTGCTCAACGAGAACGGCCGCGCGCTGCTGCCCAGGGCCCAGGCCCTGCTCGACCAGGCCGGCGAGGTGGAGGCGCTCTTCAGCGGCGAACATGCGGCGCCGCTGCGCGTGGCGGCCAGCTTCACCATCGGCGAATACCTGCTGCCCGAGCGCGTGTCGCAATGGACGGCGCTGCACCCGCAGAGCCAGGTGCACCTGCACATTGCCAACACGCGCGACGTGATCGAGGCGGTGGCGGGCTTCGACGTGGATGTCGGCTTCATCGAGGGGCCGCAAACCCACCCCGACCTCGTGGTGCGCGCTTGGCGCGAGGACGAACTGGTGATCGTCGCCGCGCCGGGGCACCCGCTCGCCAGGCGCATTGCCACGCACCACCAGCTCTCGCAGGCCACCTGGGTGCTGCGCGAGCACGGTTCGGGCACGCGGCAGGTCACCGATGCGTGGCTGATCCAGAACCTGGAGCAGGTGCGCGTGGGCTTCGAGCTCGGCAGCACCGAGGCCATCAAGCGCGTGGTGGCCTCGGGCACCGGGCTCGCCTGCCTCTCGCGCTACACGGTGGCGCAGGCGCTGGAGGACGGCCACCTGATCGAGCTGCGCACGCGGCTGCCGGCAGGCATGCGGCGGCTGGCCACGGTGATGCACCGCGACAAGCTGCTCGGCCGCGCGACGGCGGACTTTCTGCGGCATTGCGGGGCGACCGTGCCGCGCACCTCGTCGGTACGCTAG